From the Dethiosulfovibrio faecalis genome, the window CATATATCTGAGTCCGTACCCGACCCCGCTTCTCGGAGGCAGATTTCTTATCATGGCTATGCTTGTCTTGACCTCGAAGGTCGGCTTGAGCTCTATAGGCCTGATGCAATCCCCCGAGGGCCACATTCCGTACAGGATCACCCCGGGACGACAGGCGTCCAGATGCTTTTCCGGAGAATTCAACGTTCCGGCGCTGTTGCAGACGTGTCTGACGGGAATCCTCACTCCCTTGTCCTCCAACATGGCCAACACGTCCAGATATCGGCGGTACTGGGACTCGGTGTAGTCCAGTCGTCTCTCGTCTGCGGTGGCGAAATGGGTGAAGAGCCCCTCCACCACGACCCCCGGAAGGGCTATCAGCTCGTCCAAGATAGCCGGGACCTCCTCGGGAAGAAATCCGATTCGTCCCATTCCCGAGTCGACCTTGAGGTGCACATAGGCCGGGGTTCCCTCGCTCTCGGCGGCCTTGGAGAGGGATCTGGCCATATCCATATCGGTGAGAGCGACCGCTACGTTCCGTCGCACCAACTCACCCGCTGAGGCGTAGGACGTGGGCCCCATGATCAGAAGGGCCTCTCCCACCCCGCCGTCCCTCAAGGCGAAGGCCTCGTCGGACGTAGCGACGGCGAACCGCTGACACCCCTCCGAGGACAGACGTCTGGCGACCTCCATCACACCATGACCGTAGGCATCGGCCTTTATAACCGATATGAGCTGCACCTCGGGACCGACGTGGTTCTTGATCGACCTGTAGTTGAAAGCCAGATTATCGAGGCTTACCTCCATCCGGCTCGGCCTGTAGTTCACCGATAACCGCCTCCTCAAAAGACAAAAATTACGCAAAAGAGGGGCGCAGGTGTCCAGCGGACACCTCGCCCCGAGATTCGCTTTTTATACGTTACTCCAGAATTCCTTTGCGACGCTTGTCGTCGAAGTCCTTGACGAGCTTCTTCACCTCGTTGGAGAGCCAAAGCAAGGCTATGAGGTTGGGTATGGCCATGAGGCCGTTCATGGTGTCAGACATATTCCAGATGTTGGACAGGAATTTGCCGCCACCGCCGGAGGCTCCGACCAGAAGAACCAGGATCCACATGACCTTAAAGCCCATTATGACCGGCTTGCTGTCTCCGAGGATATAGGTGACGCTGGTCTCGCCATACCAGTACCAGCCCAGGATCGTGGAGAAGGAGAACAGGGCAAGCCCAGTGGAAAGTATCATGACCCCCGTCTGTCCCAGAACCTCCTGGAAGGCAGTTAGGCTCAGCTGGGCTCCCGTGAGCTCAGGCTGCCCGACCAGGGAGCTGGTGGTGAGGATGGCAAGAGCGGTGAGGGTGCAGATGACTATGGTATCGGTGAAGACCTCAAAGAGGCCGTAGACGCCCTGGCGAACGGGGTGATCTACCGTAGCGGCGGCGTGGACCATGGGAGCCGATCCGAGACCGGCCTCGTTGGAGAAGACCCCTCGGGCGAGTCCCTTGGTGAGGGCCATCTTTATGCTCCATCCGGCGATGGCTCCAGGCATGGCCATGGGATCGGAGAAAGCGTACTTGATGGCTCTGCCGAAGGCGGCGGGCACGTTGGCTCCGTTGACTCCGACGGTTATAAGAGCACCTATGATGTAGAAGATGGCCATGAAGGGAACCAGATAGGTGGTGACCCTGGCTATCCCGTTGATTCCGCCCATTATGACGGCGGCGGTCAGTATGGCCAGAACTATACCTGTGGCAAGATGGGGAACTCCGAAGCCCAGGGCGAGGCCTTCGGCGGTGGAGTTGGCCTGGATGGCGTTACCGATGCCGAAGGACGCGAAGGAAGCGAAGAAGGCGAAGAGCCACGCGAGCCACTTCTGTCCCGTTCCCTTCTCGAGAACGTACATGGTGCCGCCCCTCCACTGTCCGTTGCTGTCCTTCTCCCTGAAGTGGACCGCCAACGTGACCTCGGCGAACTTGGTGGTCATGCCGAATACCGCGGAGATGAGCATCCAGAACAGGGCTCCCGGACCTCCGAGGTGAAGAGCCGTGGCGACGCCGGCTATGTTGCCCGTGCCGACCGTGGAGGCCAAGGCGGTTGCCAGAGCCGAGAAGGACGAGATGGAGCCCTCCGTCTTTTCCTGTTTCTTGCCGAGACGCCCTATAACCTCTTTGAACATAAAACCGAAATAACGAATCTGCGGCACACCTAGGATGATCGTCAGGTATATGCCGGTACCGACCAAAAGGGTGAGAGTCCATGGCCCCCACACAAAACCGTTGACTATTCCATTAATCCTCATTACTGCTTCCATAAAGACTGATACCTCCTCGCACGCATTATCGATAAATCGCTCGACACTCTTCACACGACAAGGTTACTCGATTCCATATCGTCCCTGTTCCTACCACCTCCGTCAAGACCTCTCTGCCAGGTCAGGTATACAGTATATTGCATAACTAGATCGACCAATACCGCTAAATAAGGCCCTGATAGACAATCTTCAAAGCTCTACCGCAAGACCAATTATTCGCAATATAAAATCGACCGGTTCCATGGTATCATGAACCCGGGTAATCTCAAAACTATCTTTTTCAGGAGGAGATGTTGTCCGTGAGGTTCTCTGATCGCATCAACGCAATGCAGGAATCACCGATAAGAAAATTGGTACCCATAGCAAACGCGGCAAAGGCAAAGGGAAAGAAGGTGTATCACCTCAATATCGGACAGCCCGATATAATCACGCCCCCGTCGTTCCTCAAGAGCATCAGAGAGTTCGACCAGGAGGTAATAGCCTACGCCACCTCTCCGGGAGATCCAAAACTGATAGAGGCGATAGCGGCCTATTACAAGACCTACGATATGCACTTCGATCCAGACGAGATCCTCGTCACCAACGGAGGCAGCGAGGCCCTTATGTTCGCCATGATGGCCCTCTGCGATCCCGGCGACGAGGTCATGGTTCCCGAGCCCTTCTACGCCAACTACAACGCCTTCACCAGGGCCATCAACGTAAAGGTAGTGCCCATAACCACCAAGGCGGAAGAGGGCTTCCACCTCCCCTCGGAAGCAGAGATCGAAAAGAATATAACAGACAAGACCAGGGCCATCGTGCTCAGCAACCCCGGCAACCCCACAGGAGTCATCTACACCAGGGACGAGATGGACATGCTCTCCAGGATCGTCAGAAAACACGACATGACCATAATCGCCGACGAGGTCTACCGCGAGTTCGTCTACGACGGTCTGAAATACACCAGCTTCGGCAACCTTCCGGAGATCGCCGATCGAGTGGTCATAGTCGACTCGGTCTCCAAGAGGTACAGCGCCTGCGGAGCCAGGATCGGATCCCTGGCCTGCAAGAACAAGGACTTCTCCAAACAGGTCATGAAGCTCTGCCAGGGCAGGCTATGCGTTCCCACTCTCGAACAGGTCGGAGCCACGGCTCTTTACGGTACTCCCGCAAGCTACCTCAACGAGGTCAACACCGAGTATCAGGAGAGGAGAAACACCCTCTATAAAGCTCTCAAGGAGATGCCGGGGGTCATATGCGAGGAACCCAAGGGAGCTTTCTACGTGGT encodes:
- the alr gene encoding alanine racemase, yielding MNYRPSRMEVSLDNLAFNYRSIKNHVGPEVQLISVIKADAYGHGVMEVARRLSSEGCQRFAVATSDEAFALRDGGVGEALLIMGPTSYASAGELVRRNVAVALTDMDMARSLSKAAESEGTPAYVHLKVDSGMGRIGFLPEEVPAILDELIALPGVVVEGLFTHFATADERRLDYTESQYRRYLDVLAMLEDKGVRIPVRHVCNSAGTLNSPEKHLDACRPGVILYGMWPSGDCIRPIELKPTFEVKTSIAMIRNLPPRSGVGYGLRYMTRGDERIAVLPIGYADGLSRAFSMRIQMLVKGTRVPQVGNICMDQTMIDVTGLDVSVGDEVVIVGSQGDEIITPDELAGARHNTINYEIPIMFSKRIPRVYV
- a CDS encoding alanine/glycine:cation symporter family protein, whose translation is MEAVMRINGIVNGFVWGPWTLTLLVGTGIYLTIILGVPQIRYFGFMFKEVIGRLGKKQEKTEGSISSFSALATALASTVGTGNIAGVATALHLGGPGALFWMLISAVFGMTTKFAEVTLAVHFREKDSNGQWRGGTMYVLEKGTGQKWLAWLFAFFASFASFGIGNAIQANSTAEGLALGFGVPHLATGIVLAILTAAVIMGGINGIARVTTYLVPFMAIFYIIGALITVGVNGANVPAAFGRAIKYAFSDPMAMPGAIAGWSIKMALTKGLARGVFSNEAGLGSAPMVHAAATVDHPVRQGVYGLFEVFTDTIVICTLTALAILTTSSLVGQPELTGAQLSLTAFQEVLGQTGVMILSTGLALFSFSTILGWYWYGETSVTYILGDSKPVIMGFKVMWILVLLVGASGGGGKFLSNIWNMSDTMNGLMAIPNLIALLWLSNEVKKLVKDFDDKRRKGILE
- a CDS encoding pyridoxal phosphate-dependent aminotransferase produces the protein MLSVRFSDRINAMQESPIRKLVPIANAAKAKGKKVYHLNIGQPDIITPPSFLKSIREFDQEVIAYATSPGDPKLIEAIAAYYKTYDMHFDPDEILVTNGGSEALMFAMMALCDPGDEVMVPEPFYANYNAFTRAINVKVVPITTKAEEGFHLPSEAEIEKNITDKTRAIVLSNPGNPTGVIYTRDEMDMLSRIVRKHDMTIIADEVYREFVYDGLKYTSFGNLPEIADRVVIVDSVSKRYSACGARIGSLACKNKDFSKQVMKLCQGRLCVPTLEQVGATALYGTPASYLNEVNTEYQERRNTLYKALKEMPGVICEEPKGAFYVVIKMPVDDAEKFAIWMLENFDVDGETTMVAPAAGFYATPGLGKNEARLAYVLKNEDLAKAMDILKAGLEAYPGRIESPIPSA